The Catenulispora sp. MAP5-51 DNA segment CGTCCAGCAGCTCCACCGGGTTCCAGATCCCGAACAGCGCCTCGGCGGCGAAGTTCCCGCCGTTCCACATGCTCGGCACCTGCGGATTCCAGTGCCCGGCCAGCAGATCGGCGCCGATGCGGTGCCAGACCGGCAGGAACTCCGCGGCGCTGTCGTCCCAGAGATAGAAGAACCGGTTGGTCAGCATCGGGATCTGCGCCAGCACCGCGACGACGACGGCGACCAGCGCGGCCGTCCCGGCGTCGGTGCGCGGTACCCACCGGCGGCGCGGCGGGGCGGCCGGCCTGGGCGCGGCGTCGCCGCGGGGACGGATCAGGCGACCGGGAAGACGGGGGGCCGGCGGCCGCAGGGCCGGGGGCGTGACACTCAACGCAGGACTCCTCGGGCATGGCGCGGGACGCACGCTGCGGACGGGCGCGCGCCGATGATGCACAACGAGCCACCCGCCCCCCCGGCACCGGCTGCTCCGCCGAACGGCTGGGATGTTCACCGCATCCGGTGACGCGCGGGCCTGCGCGCCGCCCCCGGGACCGCCGGTGGTTTAGCGTCCGCAGGACACCCCGCGCAAGCCTCAGGAGGCTGACTCGTGTCCCGGACCGTGCCCGCGCGGCAGCGCCCGACCATCGTCCGCCGGACCTGGCGGGCGGCCTTCGCCGCCTTCGCCCTGCTGGCCGTCGCCTGGTCCCTGGCCATGCCCGCGGACGGCACCACCGATGAACGCCAGCACCTGGAGCGCGCCTACGGCGCGGTCACCGGCCGCCTGGCGGGCCCGCAGGGTGAGGACCCGCTGGTCCACCGCCCCGGCGCCGCCTTCGAGGTACCGAAGAGCCTGCTTCCGCCGAACGCGCTGTGCGTCTACTTCCCGAACGTCCACCAGGACCAGAGCTGGGTGGCGCGACCCGCGAGCTGCCAGCACCCGGCGCCGTCCACCCACGCCAAGACCCGCGTGGTGTCCTGGGTGGGACGCTACAACCCGCTGTACTACCTGGCGGTCGGCGGCCCGCTGCGCTTCTGGCCGGACATGACCGGCATCGTGCTGAGCCGCATCCTGGCCGCCCTGCTGGCCTCGGCGTTCGCCGCGACGGCGGCGGCGATCGCGATCCGCACCCGCCGCCCGATGCTGCTGGCGGCGCTGCTGACGGTCCTCACGCCGACCACCATCGCGCTGAACTCCACGGTGAACCCGAACGGGATCGAGATCTCGGCGGCGCTGCTGCTGTGGGTGTGCCTGGTGGATCTGGCGCGGCCGGGGGCGGCGGGGCGGAGGCTCTCGCCGGTGCCCGCAGCCGAACGGGGCTGTGGTGCGCGGCTTTCGCGGGTCGGTGTGCTGCGACAGGCGACCATCGGGGCTGATTCCGAGGACCGGCGCTCGCTGGGCGGGCTGCTGCGGCAGGCGACTTCTGCGGTCCCGGTTGTCCAGGCCGGTCCTGCCGACCGGCGCTCGCCTGCCGGCCTGCTGCGGCGCGCGGCTTTCGCGTTGGCGCCGGCCGGTCCGGGCGCGTCCCCCTCCCAGCTCGCCCTCCTGCTGCTCGCCGCCGTTTCCGGCGCCGTCGTCCTCACCGTCCGCGCCGAGGGCCCGTTCTGGTTCGCCCTGGCCGTCGCCGGCTCGCTGGCGGTCGCCGAGCCGGGCCGTATCAGGGAGCTGTTTCGGTGGCGCGCCGCCCGCCGGGTCGCCGCCGCCTGGGCCGTGACCGCTGTGCTGGCCGTGGTCTGGAACGTGGTCTCGGGCAATGACAAGGTCACCGAGACCCTCATCGCCGTCCACCCCGCCGACCACCGTGTCGGCACCCTGCTCCGGGTGGTCGCCGTGACCCGCGTCGGCGGGTGGTTCAGCGAGGCGTTCGCGCTGGACGTGCAGGCCTCGTGGGTGCCGATGCTGTGGGCGGCGCTGGCGGCGGCGGTGCTGGTCCCGGTGGCGGTGCTGCGGACCCGGCGGGTGGCGGTCGTGGCGCTCGCCGTCGCGGCGGCCTCGCTCGGGATCACCGTGGTGCTGGAGATCAAGTTCCTCGGGACGCTCGGCTGGTCCCAGTACGGCCGCTACTTCCTGCCCGGCCTGGCCGGCACCGCCGTGCTGCTGGCCTCCGGTCCCGCCGGGGAGCTGCCGCCGGTGCTGCGCCGCCGGATCCCGCGCCTGTTCGCCCTCGGGGCCGCGTTCTGCCAGCTGTGGGTGCTCGCCGTCGAGATGACGCGGGTCCAGGCCGGTCCCGACGCCCCGCTGAACCCCCTGGGCGGCTCCTGGCACCCGGCCGCCGGGTCGCTCACGGTGCTCGCCGTGGCGGCGCTGGGAGCCGCGGCCCTGATCGCCCTCGTGTGGGCCGCCACAGCCGATACGACCGCCACAGCCGCTACAGCCGACACGACCGCCACGGCCACCGCCGCCGTCCCCGCCGCCGCTACCGCACTCGCGGCTCCCGAGGCGGTACCCGAACCGGCAAACTCCTGATTCCATCATCTATTGGCGTAATACGCCGTTACCCGGCGCCTATCGTCTCGTTGGTGCGTTGTGTCAACAATCTCTTCACAAGCGCCAGAATCCGGACAGGACGCGACCGACGCGCCCGCCGTCGCCGTCGTCGTCATCGGGGCCGGGCCGGCCGGGCTGACCGCCGCCTACCAGCTGGTCAAGTCCGGGGTGCGGCCGACCGTCTTCGAGTCCGACGACGTCGTCGGCGGCATCAGCCGGACCGTGGAGCGCGGCGGATGGCGGTTCGACATCGGCGGCCACCGCTTCTTCACCAAGGCCGGGCCGGTGGAGGCGCTGTGGCACGAGATCCTGCCCGACGAGGACTTCCTGATGCGGCCGCGGATGAGCCGCATCCACTACCGCGGCAAGCTGTTCGACTACCCGCTCAAGGCCGGCAACGCGCTGTCCGGGCTGGGGCTGGTCGAGGCCGCGCGCTGCGTCGCCTCCTACGTCTGGGCGCAGATCAAGCCGCCGAAGGACCAGACCAAGTTCGAGGGCTGGGTCGCCGCGCGCTTCGGTTTCCGGCTGTACTCGATCTTCTTCAAGACCTACACCGAGAAGGTGTGGGGCATGCCGGCCAACGAGATCGAGGCCGACTGGGCCGCCCAGCGGATCAAGAACCTGTCGCTGTTCAAGGCGGTGGTCAACGCGCTGGCCCCGAAGCGCAAGAACCAGAAGCAGATCACCAGCCTGATCGAGCAGTTCCAGTATCCGAAGTACGGCCCCGGCATGATGTGGGAGCGCTGCCGGGACCTGGTGACCGACGCCGGCGGCTCGGTCGTGATGAACACCTGGGTCACCGCCGTGCACCGGGCCGAGGGCGGCGCCGTCGCGGTGACCGTGAAGAACGGCGCCGGCGAGCGCACCGTCCAGGCCGACCACGTGGTCTCCTCGATGCCGATCTCCGCGCTGGTGCGCGCGATGGACCCGCCGGCCCCGGCCGAGGTGCTCGCCGCCGCCGACGACCTGCGCTACCGCGACTTCCTCACCGTCGCGCTGGTGGTGCCCGAGTCCGCCGGCTTCCCCGACAACTGGATCTACATCCACACCCCCGGCGTGCGGGTCGGCCGGATCCAGAACTTCGGCTCGTGGTCGCCGTACCTGGTCAAGGAGGGGCGCACCTGCCTGGGCCTGGAGTACTTCGTCTCCGAGGGCGACGACCTGTGGGAGGCCGCCGACGACGTCCTGATCAAGCAGGGCGCGCAGGAGCTGGAGGCGCTCGGCCTGGTGAACGCCGACGCCGTCGAAGAGGGCTACGTGGTGCGGATGCCCAAGGCGTACCCGGTCTACGACGAGTACTACCGCGCCAACGTGGACGTGATCCGCGAGTGGCTGGCGCGCGAGGTCCCGAACGTGCACCCGGTCGGCCGCAACGGCATGCACCGCTACAACAACCAGGACCACTCGATGATGACGGCGATGCTCACCGCCGAGAACATCGCCACCGGCACCACGCACGACGTGTGGTCGGTGAACGTCGAGGAGGAGTACCACGAGGAGGGCTCGGAGCAGAAACCCTCCGGCACCTCGGGGACCGGCCGCGACGCGCCGATCGTGCCGCGCCGGCGGGTCGAGGCGCCGAGCGGGGCCAAGGCCGCGAAGGCCGATCAGCGGGTCTGAGTCACAGAACGGCGATGCCGCGGGATCCGGAAGGACCCGCGGCATCGCCGTTCCCGCATCGGTGCGTACCGCTTCAGAGGGCAGGCTGCCCGGCCTCCGCCGGAACCGGCTGCGCGATCCCGGCGCCGTCCGCGCTCCGGCGCCGCCGCTCCGCGACCGCCACGAGCACCTCCACCGCGGCGAAGACCCACGCCAGCGTCGTCGCGAACACCGCCAGGTCGAGGTGCTTGGCGGTGTCGATCCCGTCGGCGAACGCCGAGGCGCCGAACTGGGTGGCCGCCACCGCGAGCAGCAGCCCCAGCACCGCCCCGGAACCGAGCAGCGCCCGGCGCCGCCGCGTGGCGGACACCGCGGCCGCCGGGAGCAGCCACAGCAGGAACAGCGTCCCCATCCCGGAGCCGCGCAGCAGCCCGAGCGCCCCGGTGACCGGCGCCCAGCGGGTGTCCAGCACGCCGCGCTTCGTGTGGCCGTTGTTGGTGTAGTTCGCCAGATGCGGCAGGACCATGACCTGCGTGCCGTTCGGCCCGGCATGGCACAGCGTGGCCGTCGGCCGCGGCACGTAGAAGTACGCCGCGGCGCGGTCCAGCACCGGCAGCAGCCGCGTCGGGTGGTCGACGAAGTAGCCGAGGATCCGCTTGTGTGACAAGCCCTTGGTGAACCGCTGGTAGGCGGCACTGTCCTGCAACTTCGTCGGCGCGCACCACGGCGGCGCCCCGGAATATTTCGCGAGCCAGGACGGTGCGGCGAACGCCGCGAGGTCTCCTCCGGGATGCGCCGTGGTCGGCAGCAGCGTGACGGTCACGAAGTTGGCCTCGGTCAGCTGCGCCGTCCGCTTGTCCTCGTTGCCCGACACCGCGAACGCCCCGGCCGCCAGCACCACCACGGCCACCAGGCCGGTGAGCCGATGCCGCAGCCGCAGGTCCAGCTTGCGCAGCCGGGCCACCGGCACCGGGACCGCCGGCGCCAGCAGCACCAGGGCCAGCGGCAGCATCGCCGGCACGTTCTGGGTCTTGGCGGTGGCCAGGAAGAGCCCTGACACGCCGGTGACCGCGATGCCCGCCAGCCGCCGCCGGCGGCTCGGCCCGGCCAGCAGCAGCACCCCGACCAGCACGTAGAGCAGGCCGATGATCGACGCGATCTCGCTGAACGGCGAGACCGCGTAGTCGATGAACACGGTGTCGGCGACGACGCCCAGCACCGCGGCGCACAGCAGCAGCCGGTAGCGGTGCCGCACCGTCAGGACCCGGTACAGCAGCCCGATCGCCAGCCCGATCAGCAGACAGCACACGACGCCGACCGCCCGCAGGTCCAGATAGCCCGGCAGCCGCAGTGCCCGGGTGAGCAGCCGGCCCGCGTACAGCACCAGCACCTGGCTGCTCTGGTAGGGCACGTCCGGCAGCCGGATCGAGCCCAGCATGTGTTTGTGGCAGGTGAAGTGCGCGAGGTGGTCGTAGCGGTAGTACACGTAGTCGCGCAGCCGGGGCGTGTTCTTCGGCAGCCGCACATCGACGCCGAGATGGCACATCAGCCGGACGCCGTCGTAGTTGTCGGCCACCCCGACCGGCCTCGGCACGAACAAGCGGAGCATGAGCAGCACCGCCGAACCGATGCCGACGGCCGCCGCGAGGACGGTCGCCGAGAGCCGGGACGGACGGAGTCCTTCGATCCTTGGTTTACGCACGCCTTGGTTCAACGACCGAGACGGTGCCGCATCACGCTTTTTCCGCTTTCCTGGTGAATCCGCCGGGTTCGGGGATCACATCCAGCCGAGCTCGATCGTCCAGTACACGTCGCCGGTCGCCGGGTCCAGCTGTGCCGAGACCCCGATCGTGGTGTTCCAGAACGACAGCAGCGCCCGCCGCGAGGACGGGTCCTTCATCAGCGCGCCGATGACGTCGTCGCCGGGCTTGCCGTGCGCGATCAGCTCCTGGGACAGCGAGTAGCAGCCCACGTCCGCCGCGCGGCTGAACGGATCGGAGCCGTCGGAGCCGATGTGGCTGAAGTCGCCGGTGTGCGCCATGTCCGTGGAATGCAGCTTCGCCGCCTTGGACAGCAGCGAGTCCAGGCTCAGCCCGCTGACCCCCTGCTGGCCCCGGGCGCTGCCGATCTCGCTCAGGGCCGAGGAGACCGCGGCCGAGGAGTTGAACGGCGCGGTGTTCGACGTCGGCGTGGTCGGCGACGGCACCACCGGCGCGGTCGGCGGGCTGCTCGGGGGAGTGGCCGGCGGCCGGCTCGGCGTGGAGGGGGCCGACGGCGAGGGCTGCGACTGGCTCGGCTGCGGCTGCGAGGGCCGCGAGGAGGAGGCCGGCGCGGTCGGGGAGTGCGCCGTCATCGGCGCCGGGCTGGAGCTCGACGCGGCCGGGGCGGCCGCGGTGCTGGTCGGCGTCGCGGGCACGTCCGAGGACGAACTGGCCGGCGCGGTCACGGTCACGAACCCTGGAGCCGCGTTGCCGCCGAAGCCCTGCGCCATCGGCGTTATGCGGTTCGGCGCACCGTCCAGAACCGTCGAACCGGTCCCCGCCGGGCTGCCGTGCAGGATCCCGGGCGCGACGAAGGCGAACGCGGCGATGGCGGCCGTGGACAGGCTGCCGATGGCGATCGGCGTCGGCCGCAGCGGGCTGAACGGGCTGCGGCCCCGGTGGCGCGCGCTGTAGGAGCCGGCCCTGATGCCGGCCTCCTGCCACGTGCGTAGGTCCATGCGCTGATTCCCCCTGGTCCTGCGAGCGCCCGAAGTCACCAGATGCTACCGCTGAGGCGCAAGGGGAGTAAGAGTATTCGCGGTCTGCCGGGAAGGGATTCTCCCCACGGATCCGGGTCAGGAATACCCGAAGTCCTGGGTCCACCACGGCCCGTCCGGACCGAACTGCACGCCCACCCCGATGGCCTTGGACGAGCAGTTCAGGATGTTGGCGCGGTGGCCCGCGGAGTTCATCCAGGCCTCCACGACCGCCTGCGGCGTGGACTGGCCCCGCGCGATGTTCTCGGCGGAGGGATCTGAGTATCCCTGAGCTTCGATGCGGGTCCACGGCGTCACGCCGGCGGGGGTGTTGTGATCGAAGTAGTCCCGGGCCCTCATGTCGACGCTGTGGCCTATCGCCGCGGCGCGCAGCCGGGAGTCGTCGCGCAGGGCCGGGCAGCCGTGCGCGACGCGCTGGTCGTTGGTCAGCGCGACGACTTCGGCCTCGTAGGAGGCGGCCTGGTCCGAGGAGACCTGCACGGTCGGCTCGCCGTTGCCGGTGGGCTGGGCGGACTCGGTGGGCTCGGTGGGCTCAGTGGGCTCGGTGGGGGTGCCGGAGAAGCCGGAGAAGCCGGGCGTGGCCGAGCGGGTCGCGTCGCGGGACACCGGCGGGGTGGAGCGGCTGCCGGCCGCCGCCGTCGGGTCCGACGAGGGTGACGGGGTCGGGGACTGCGTCGTGACGTCGGCGGGGGCGGCGCTGGTCGGTGCCGAGCCGCCGGGCCCGAGCGCGACCACGCCTTCGACCCCGGGGCGCAGCATCAGCGGCGCGGTGATCGCCAGCCCGCCGACGACCGCGGTGATCGCCGGCCCGCGCAGCCTCCGGCGCCGCTGGGGCGCTCTGCGCCGGTGGCTGGTCGGGCGCCGGGGGCGGTCGGACCGTTCCCCGTCGTCAAGCACTGAGGCCATGCCGCCAAGCTACAAAGGGTCGTTAGCCCGTTCGAGCGACTTGGGCAAAGCTTTGCGTCCCTGGTCGGTCCCGGACCTAGTCGCCGGGTACCCCCAGGGTGAATTCCCGCTCCGGATAAGGCGGATCCAGGCCGGATAAAGCTTGACGACCCGGTGTCAACAGTGATCGAGTGGCCCCACGGCCTTCGGGGTCCGCTTTGCGGTGCCCTGCTTCGTGTTGACCCAAGACCCCTTTCGGTGCGACCCTGGTAGTCGCGCACTCCTTTATGTCGGCGCGGTATGCCCTGTGGTGAAACCGGCTAAACACCGGCCTCATCGCCGATTCATAACGCTTCCGACGCTGCCCCCGCAGCCGGTGCGCGACCACGGCACCACCCTTGTCTGGCAGGTTGACACCTACAGAGGTTCTGGCGAAGACGCCAGGCACTCATCGTGAAGGACCCTCACTATGGCTAAGGCGCTTCTCGGGCATGTCGCTGCGGTGGACCACCGCATGGTTTCCGAGATGAGGCGGCTCAAGCAGCGCGTCGTCGACCTCGAGGCGTATGTGTCCCGCCTCGAGGACGAGAACGCGGCGCTGGCCGCTTCGAAGTACAGCTCGACCGGGCTGGACTCCGAATTCAGCGAGCTGGAGCGGGAGCCCGCTCTGTCCCGCTGACCGAAGACTGCGGCATCTCCCATTGCAAGGGACGTTGGAGCGACCTCCGGCGTCCCTTGACCTGGAGGGAGTACGCTCCGAGGTAGCCTCGCCGGGCACAGCCATCAGTACGGGCACCATCAGTACGGGCATCAGCAGCGCCGGGCGAAGCGTCAGAGCTCAGACCCCCACCAGGCCCAGCCGGCCAGGCATCGCAGGAGAGTGTCGCCGCACGTGTACCTGAAGACCCTGACCCTGCGCGGCTTCAAGTCCTTCGCCTCGGCCACCACCCTGCGCCTGGAACCGGGCATCACCTGCGTGGTCGGCCCCAACGGCTCGGGCAAGTCGAACGTGGTGGACGCCCTGGCCTGGGTGATGGGCGAGCAGGGTGCCAAGTCGCTGCGCGGCGGCAAGATGGAGGACGTCATCTTCGCCGGCACCACCGGCCGCGCGCCGCTGGGCCGCGCCGAGGTGGCGCTCACCATCGACAACGGCGACGGCGCGCTCCCCATCGACTACTCCGAGGTCACCATCTCGCGGATCATGTTCCGCAACGGCGGCTCGGAGTACGCGATCAACGGCGACCCCTGCCGGCTGCTGGACATCCAGGAACTGCTCTCCGACTCCGGCATCGGCCGCGAGATGCACGTCATCCTCGGCCAGGGCCGGCTGGACGCGGTGCTGCAGGCCAGCGCCGAGGACCGGCGCACCTTCATCGAGGAGGCGGCCGGCGTCCTGAAGCACCGCAAGCGCAAGGAGAAGGCGCTTCGCAAGCTGGACGCGATGCAGGCCAACCTGACCCGGCTCACAGACCTGACCGGCGAGCTGCGCCGCCAGCTCAAGCCGCTGGGCCGGCAGGCCGAGGTGGCCCGCCGCGCGGTGGTCATCCAGGCCGATCTGCGCGACGCCCGGCTGCGGCTGCTCGCCGACGACCTGGTCGGCATGCGCCAGGCCTTCGAGCAGGAGGCCGCCGACGAAGAGCAGATGAAGGTCCGGCGCAAGCAGCTGGAGCGCCAGTACGCCGAAGGACAGGCCCAGGAGTCCGAGCTCGAACAGCGCGGCGCGGCCCTGGTGCCCTACCTGGCCGAGAGCCAGGAGACCTGGTACCGCCTCAGCTCCCTGAAGGAGCGCTACCGGGGCTCGGCCCAGCTGGCCGTCGAGCGGGTCCGCAACGCCTCGCGCACCGCGCCGGAGGAGCGGCACGGCCGCGACCCGGAGGAGATGCAGGCCGAGGCCATGCGGATCCGCGAGGAAGAGGCCGAACTCGCCGAGGAGATCGCCGAGGCCCAGGAGAGCCTGGCCGGCGCGGTCATGCAGCGGACCGACGCCGAGACCGCGCTGCAGCAGGAGGAACGGCGCCTGGCCGCCTCCGTGCGCGCCGCCGCCGACCAGCGCGAGAGCCTGGCCAAACTCGACGGCCGGGTCGGCGCCATGCGCTCCAAGGCCGCCGCCGCCGACGCCGAGATCGGCCGCCTCGGCGCCGCCGCCGAGGAGGCCCGGGGCCGGGCCGCCGGCGTGCAGCGCGAGTACGACGAGCTCAAGGCCGAGGTCGAGACCCTGGAGACGGACGGCGGCGGGCTCGACGATGAGGTCGAACAGGCCTCGCAGGCGCTGTCCGAGGCCGAGGAGAAGCTCACCGAGCTGCGGGCCGCCGAGCGCGAGGCCCAGAAGGAGCACGCCGGCTTCGCCGCCCGCAAGGAAGCCCTGGAACTGGGCCTGAACCGCAAGGACGGCGCCGGCGCCCTGCTGGCCGCCACCGACCGGCTGTCGGGCCTGCTCGGCAGCGTCGCGGCGATACTGACCGTGGAGTCCGGCGCCGAGGCCGCGGTGGCCGCCGCCCTGGGCACCGCCGCCGACGCGGTCGCGGTGAGCAGCGTGGACAGCGCGGTGAACGCGATCCGGCTGCTGAAGGCCGACGACGCGGGCCAGGCCACGGTCATCGTCGGCGGCGACGTCTCCTACTCCGACGACGGCGACTGGCCCGAGCTGCCGCAGAACGCCCGCTATGTCATCGACCTGATCCAGGTCCAGGGGGAGCTGCGCCCGGCGTTCACCCGGCTGCTGAACCGGATGGCGGTCGTCGAGGACCTGTCCGAGGCCTCCGAGCTGATCGGCAAGATCCCGGAGGTGCGGGCCGTGACCCGCGACGGCGACGTGCTGGGCCGGGACTCGGCGCGCGGCGGCTCGTCCTCGGCGCCGACGCTGCTGGAGGTCCAGGCCGCGGTCGACGAGGCCACCGAGAAGCTCTACGAGGCCGGCGCCCGCGCCGAGCGGCTGCGCACCGAGCTGGAGTTCGCCACGACCCAGCGGCAGACCGCGAAGGCCCTGGTGGACACGCTGATGGCGCAGCGCCGCGAGGCCGACAGCCAGAAGGCCGGCGTCGCCCAGCAGCTGGGCCGGCTCGGCGGTCAGGCCCGGGCGGCGCTCGGCGAGGTGGAGCGCTTCGTCACGGCGATCGCCAAGGCCGAGGAGGCCCGCGACCGGGATCTGGGCCAGATCGAGGAGCTGGAGGGCCAGCTTCTGGAGGCGCAGGAGGCCGCGGCCGCCGCCGAGGAGCTCGACGACGTGCTGTCCACCGGCCGCCGCGACGACTTCGCGCAGCAGGCCACCGCCGCGCGCACCGCGGAGATGGAGGCCCGCCTGGCGGTGCGCACCGCCGAGGAGCGGGCCCGCGCCCTGGCCGGCCGCGCCGACCAGCTGGACCGCGCCGCGCAGCAGGAGCGCGAGGCCCGCGAGCGGGCCATAGAGCGCGCCGAGCGCCTGGCCGAGGAGGCCGAGGTGGCCCGGGCCGTGGCCCACGGCTTCGAGCAGGTCATCCGGCACCTGGAGCAGTCCCTGGCGCTGGCCCAGGCCCGGCGCGAGGAGGCCGAGCGCGCCCGGGTCGAGCACGACGCCCAGATCCAGGTCGTGCGCGCCCGGGTCCGCGAGCTGTCCGGCGAGCTGGAGAAGCTCACCGACTCGGTGCACCGCGACGAGGTGGCCCGCGCCGAGCGCCGGATGCGCATCGAGCAGATGGAGGAGAAGGCGCTGGCCGAGCACGGCGTCGAGGCCGACGTGCTGGTCGCCGAGTACGGCCCCGAGGTGCCGATCCCGCCGACCGTCGCCGGCGACATCGCCGTGCCCTACGACCGCGCCGAGCAGCAGCGCCGGCTGAAGAAGGCGGAGAAGGACTACGCGGCCCTGGGCAAGGTCAACCCGCTGGCGCTGGAGGAGTTCGCGGCGTTGGAGGAGCGGCACCAGTTCCTGTCCGAGCAGCTGGAGGACCTGAAGAAGACCCGCAAGGACCTGCTGGACATCATCAAGGAGGTCGACGACCGGGTCGAGCAGGTCTTCACCGAGGCTTACGCCGACGTCGCGCGCGAGTTCGAGGGCGTGTTCTCCCGCCTGTTCCCGGGCGGCGACGGCCGGCTGATCCTCACCGACCCCGAGGACATGCTGACCACCGGCATCGAGGTCGAGGCCCGCCCGCCGGGCAAGAAGGTCAAGCGCCTGTCGCTGCTGTCCGGCGGCGAGCGCTCGCTGACCGCCGTGGCCTTCCTGGTG contains these protein-coding regions:
- a CDS encoding NAD(P)/FAD-dependent oxidoreductase: MSSQAPESGQDATDAPAVAVVVIGAGPAGLTAAYQLVKSGVRPTVFESDDVVGGISRTVERGGWRFDIGGHRFFTKAGPVEALWHEILPDEDFLMRPRMSRIHYRGKLFDYPLKAGNALSGLGLVEAARCVASYVWAQIKPPKDQTKFEGWVAARFGFRLYSIFFKTYTEKVWGMPANEIEADWAAQRIKNLSLFKAVVNALAPKRKNQKQITSLIEQFQYPKYGPGMMWERCRDLVTDAGGSVVMNTWVTAVHRAEGGAVAVTVKNGAGERTVQADHVVSSMPISALVRAMDPPAPAEVLAAADDLRYRDFLTVALVVPESAGFPDNWIYIHTPGVRVGRIQNFGSWSPYLVKEGRTCLGLEYFVSEGDDLWEAADDVLIKQGAQELEALGLVNADAVEEGYVVRMPKAYPVYDEYYRANVDVIREWLAREVPNVHPVGRNGMHRYNNQDHSMMTAMLTAENIATGTTHDVWSVNVEEEYHEEGSEQKPSGTSGTGRDAPIVPRRRVEAPSGAKAAKADQRV
- a CDS encoding CAP domain-containing protein yields the protein MASVLDDGERSDRPRRPTSHRRRAPQRRRRLRGPAITAVVGGLAITAPLMLRPGVEGVVALGPGGSAPTSAAPADVTTQSPTPSPSSDPTAAAGSRSTPPVSRDATRSATPGFSGFSGTPTEPTEPTEPTESAQPTGNGEPTVQVSSDQAASYEAEVVALTNDQRVAHGCPALRDDSRLRAAAIGHSVDMRARDYFDHNTPAGVTPWTRIEAQGYSDPSAENIARGQSTPQAVVEAWMNSAGHRANILNCSSKAIGVGVQFGPDGPWWTQDFGYS
- a CDS encoding CAP domain-containing protein, with the translated sequence MDLRTWQEAGIRAGSYSARHRGRSPFSPLRPTPIAIGSLSTAAIAAFAFVAPGILHGSPAGTGSTVLDGAPNRITPMAQGFGGNAAPGFVTVTAPASSSSDVPATPTSTAAAPAASSSSPAPMTAHSPTAPASSSRPSQPQPSQSQPSPSAPSTPSRPPATPPSSPPTAPVVPSPTTPTSNTAPFNSSAAVSSALSEIGSARGQQGVSGLSLDSLLSKAAKLHSTDMAHTGDFSHIGSDGSDPFSRAADVGCYSLSQELIAHGKPGDDVIGALMKDPSSRRALLSFWNTTIGVSAQLDPATGDVYWTIELGWM
- a CDS encoding DUF2142 domain-containing protein, coding for MSRTVPARQRPTIVRRTWRAAFAAFALLAVAWSLAMPADGTTDERQHLERAYGAVTGRLAGPQGEDPLVHRPGAAFEVPKSLLPPNALCVYFPNVHQDQSWVARPASCQHPAPSTHAKTRVVSWVGRYNPLYYLAVGGPLRFWPDMTGIVLSRILAALLASAFAATAAAIAIRTRRPMLLAALLTVLTPTTIALNSTVNPNGIEISAALLLWVCLVDLARPGAAGRRLSPVPAAERGCGARLSRVGVLRQATIGADSEDRRSLGGLLRQATSAVPVVQAGPADRRSPAGLLRRAAFALAPAGPGASPSQLALLLLAAVSGAVVLTVRAEGPFWFALAVAGSLAVAEPGRIRELFRWRAARRVAAAWAVTAVLAVVWNVVSGNDKVTETLIAVHPADHRVGTLLRVVAVTRVGGWFSEAFALDVQASWVPMLWAALAAAVLVPVAVLRTRRVAVVALAVAAASLGITVVLEIKFLGTLGWSQYGRYFLPGLAGTAVLLASGPAGELPPVLRRRIPRLFALGAAFCQLWVLAVEMTRVQAGPDAPLNPLGGSWHPAAGSLTVLAVAALGAAALIALVWAATADTTATAATADTTATATAAVPAAATALAAPEAVPEPANS
- the smc gene encoding chromosome segregation protein SMC — encoded protein: MYLKTLTLRGFKSFASATTLRLEPGITCVVGPNGSGKSNVVDALAWVMGEQGAKSLRGGKMEDVIFAGTTGRAPLGRAEVALTIDNGDGALPIDYSEVTISRIMFRNGGSEYAINGDPCRLLDIQELLSDSGIGREMHVILGQGRLDAVLQASAEDRRTFIEEAAGVLKHRKRKEKALRKLDAMQANLTRLTDLTGELRRQLKPLGRQAEVARRAVVIQADLRDARLRLLADDLVGMRQAFEQEAADEEQMKVRRKQLERQYAEGQAQESELEQRGAALVPYLAESQETWYRLSSLKERYRGSAQLAVERVRNASRTAPEERHGRDPEEMQAEAMRIREEEAELAEEIAEAQESLAGAVMQRTDAETALQQEERRLAASVRAAADQRESLAKLDGRVGAMRSKAAAADAEIGRLGAAAEEARGRAAGVQREYDELKAEVETLETDGGGLDDEVEQASQALSEAEEKLTELRAAEREAQKEHAGFAARKEALELGLNRKDGAGALLAATDRLSGLLGSVAAILTVESGAEAAVAAALGTAADAVAVSSVDSAVNAIRLLKADDAGQATVIVGGDVSYSDDGDWPELPQNARYVIDLIQVQGELRPAFTRLLNRMAVVEDLSEASELIGKIPEVRAVTRDGDVLGRDSARGGSSSAPTLLEVQAAVDEATEKLYEAGARAERLRTELEFATTQRQTAKALVDTLMAQRREADSQKAGVAQQLGRLGGQARAALGEVERFVTAIAKAEEARDRDLGQIEELEGQLLEAQEAAAAAEELDDVLSTGRRDDFAQQATAARTAEMEARLAVRTAEERARALAGRADQLDRAAQQEREARERAIERAERLAEEAEVARAVAHGFEQVIRHLEQSLALAQARREEAERARVEHDAQIQVVRARVRELSGELEKLTDSVHRDEVARAERRMRIEQMEEKALAEHGVEADVLVAEYGPEVPIPPTVAGDIAVPYDRAEQQRRLKKAEKDYAALGKVNPLALEEFAALEERHQFLSEQLEDLKKTRKDLLDIIKEVDDRVEQVFTEAYADVAREFEGVFSRLFPGGDGRLILTDPEDMLTTGIEVEARPPGKKVKRLSLLSGGERSLTAVAFLVSIFKARPSPFYIMDEVEAALDDTNLGRLINIMEELRATSQLIVITHQKRTMEVADALYGVTMRGDGVTTVISQKLRDKATGAMGDAPKVVPAQTAQDVARMASGKAMEDEPV